In Sphingomonas sp. PAMC26645, one DNA window encodes the following:
- a CDS encoding cupin domain-containing protein: MTIARKTEMKTVDGPEDYFTGKVTITGQFQRDEPSRVSGAIVHFEPGARTAWHKHPAGQTLIVTEGVGWTQIADGPKLEFNAGDILWCPAEHKHWHGATPHQGMTHVAIQESVDGSPVTWMEKVTDDEYLAPLGSE, translated from the coding sequence ATGACCATCGCACGCAAGACGGAAATGAAGACCGTCGACGGACCGGAGGACTATTTCACCGGCAAAGTCACGATCACCGGCCAGTTTCAGCGCGACGAACCGTCCCGTGTTTCCGGCGCCATCGTCCATTTCGAGCCTGGCGCCCGCACTGCCTGGCACAAGCACCCCGCCGGCCAGACGTTGATCGTGACCGAGGGCGTCGGCTGGACGCAGATCGCGGATGGCCCGAAGCTGGAGTTCAATGCGGGCGACATCCTGTGGTGCCCCGCTGAGCACAAGCACTGGCACGGCGCAACACCGCACCAAGGCATGACTCATGTCGCCATCCAGGAGTCGGTCGACGGCTCGCCCGTGACCTGGATGGAGAAGGTGACGGACGACGAATATCTCGCGCCGCTTGGGTCTGAATGA
- a CDS encoding glucose 1-dehydrogenase — protein MSTTHRFSDKVAFVTGAASGIGRATAVAFATEGARVAILDLTEDALAETADAVRNAGAQVLVIACDVSKPEQVEAAIRQVVETFGRLDIAFNNAGVENKAAPVAEIALDEWDRILDINLRGTFVCMKHELAQMVRQGRGVIVNTSSGAGVRGVAGGASYAASKHAIIGLTKSAALDYAKQNIRVNAILPGNIETPMMDRFTNGDIQKAIDLEPVGRLGKPEEIADAVLWMSADLGGFVTGAAISVDGGWSL, from the coding sequence ATGTCCACTACCCATCGCTTCTCCGACAAGGTCGCATTTGTCACCGGCGCGGCTAGCGGCATCGGCCGCGCTACGGCTGTTGCGTTCGCAACCGAGGGCGCCCGTGTCGCGATCCTCGATCTTACCGAAGATGCGCTTGCCGAAACCGCCGATGCCGTCAGGAATGCGGGCGCACAGGTGCTGGTCATCGCTTGCGACGTGTCCAAGCCGGAACAGGTCGAGGCGGCGATCCGTCAGGTCGTCGAGACCTTCGGTCGGCTCGACATCGCCTTCAACAATGCCGGCGTCGAGAACAAGGCCGCACCCGTCGCCGAGATCGCGCTCGATGAGTGGGACCGCATCCTCGACATCAACCTTCGCGGCACGTTCGTGTGCATGAAGCACGAACTGGCACAGATGGTCCGGCAAGGTAGGGGCGTGATCGTCAACACGTCGTCGGGTGCCGGCGTCCGGGGTGTGGCGGGCGGTGCTTCCTATGCTGCCTCCAAGCACGCCATCATCGGCCTGACGAAATCGGCTGCGCTCGACTATGCCAAGCAGAATATTCGCGTGAACGCGATTCTGCCGGGCAACATCGAGACGCCGATGATGGATCGCTTTACCAACGGTGATATCCAGAAGGCCATTGATCTCGAGCCGGTCGGTCGCCTGGGCAAGCCCGAGGAAATCGCCGACGCTGTTCTCTGGATGAGCGCAGACCTAGGAGGATTTGTTACCGGTGCCGCCATCTCCGTGGATGGCGGCTGGTCGCTGTAA
- a CDS encoding retroviral-like aspartic protease family protein: protein MATRVTVHAAAIALALTATPAAAQVRVEIGGQIQDVPANTVRTVTTVNGRTRVGDAAWQGGVGTPGMATITTTETTDEDGDGHVLSRTVVTCIEPQRTTVAVVAYAPPPVPHIEIDPADLDDPVALGTPRVLRINRDSWGGHFVASMMINGVPIRAIIDTGGAYSVLSAEDARETGADRAVQREEVAVGIGGYTRVGVARVASVEIGGQSLGRMTMRIGQPGIPYTLLGQPEIARLGRVTIEDGVMTITPRGMPTQVAMR, encoded by the coding sequence ATGGCCACCAGAGTAACTGTCCACGCTGCGGCAATCGCGCTCGCGCTCACCGCGACACCCGCCGCCGCTCAGGTCCGCGTCGAGATCGGGGGACAGATCCAGGATGTCCCCGCAAACACCGTGCGCACCGTTACCACGGTCAACGGACGTACGCGCGTTGGCGATGCGGCATGGCAGGGGGGCGTGGGGACGCCTGGCATGGCGACGATCACCACCACCGAGACCACGGACGAGGACGGCGACGGTCACGTGCTGTCGCGTACCGTCGTCACCTGCATCGAGCCACAGCGCACGACGGTCGCCGTCGTGGCGTATGCACCGCCACCCGTACCCCACATCGAGATCGACCCGGCCGACCTCGACGATCCGGTCGCGCTTGGGACGCCACGCGTCCTGCGGATCAATCGCGATTCTTGGGGCGGGCACTTCGTCGCGTCTATGATGATTAACGGCGTGCCCATCCGTGCGATCATCGATACCGGCGGCGCATATAGCGTCCTCTCGGCCGAAGACGCGCGCGAGACCGGTGCCGACCGTGCCGTGCAGCGCGAGGAGGTGGCGGTCGGCATTGGCGGTTACACCCGGGTCGGCGTCGCTCGCGTCGCGTCGGTCGAGATCGGCGGACAGAGCCTCGGCCGTATGACGATGCGTATCGGCCAGCCCGGCATCCCCTACACGCTGCTCGGACAGCCCGAGATCGCTCGGTTGGGACGCGTCACGATCGAGGACGGCGTGATGACGATCACCCCGCGCGGGATGCCGACGCAAGTAGCCATGCGCTAG
- a CDS encoding aminotransferase class V-fold PLP-dependent enzyme, which translates to MTAAPAGAALSPSATDDTAFWKEVAAQYDPTLAVIHLENGNWGMMARPVLQAYESNLERVNRDTSYYTRRGMVKDWMAARDALAATLQVPADEVAFTRNATEALKALILGYNALTPGDAVLYADLDYDSMQACMDSLKSRRGVSVVKIALPQPATRQSLIDAYAAAMEANPRLKLILLTHLSHRTGLVLPVREIAAMARARGIATIVDAAHSWCQLDMTLADLDCDYVGINCHKWLGAPLGVGAIHIRRSALSAIDRDPANPATDRDTINARIHTGTVDFAAPLTVPAALAFQEKIGSKRRANRLAALRDRWVAQARAIPGIEVLTPDDPVLHGGITAFRVAGKTSSVDNVAIAKTLLDRFGIFTVHRDGPAAGSCVRVTPALFNTMADMDALAAALGRLPV; encoded by the coding sequence ATGACGGCGGCTCCGGCGGGGGCGGCTCTATCCCCGTCGGCGACCGACGACACGGCGTTCTGGAAAGAGGTGGCGGCGCAATACGACCCGACGCTCGCGGTGATTCATCTCGAAAACGGCAATTGGGGCATGATGGCGCGCCCCGTCCTTCAAGCCTATGAAAGCAATCTCGAACGGGTCAACCGCGACACGAGCTATTACACCCGGCGCGGCATGGTGAAGGACTGGATGGCGGCACGCGATGCGCTGGCCGCCACGCTCCAAGTCCCGGCGGACGAGGTCGCTTTCACGCGCAACGCGACCGAGGCGCTGAAGGCGCTGATCCTGGGATACAACGCGCTGACGCCTGGCGACGCCGTGCTCTACGCGGATCTCGATTACGACAGCATGCAAGCGTGCATGGACAGCCTGAAGTCACGACGCGGCGTGTCGGTCGTGAAGATCGCGCTTCCCCAACCGGCGACGCGCCAGTCGCTGATCGACGCCTATGCCGCCGCGATGGAGGCCAATCCGCGGCTGAAGCTGATCCTGCTGACCCATCTGAGCCACCGTACCGGGCTGGTCCTGCCGGTGCGCGAGATCGCGGCGATGGCTCGCGCGCGGGGAATCGCCACGATCGTCGACGCGGCCCACAGCTGGTGCCAGCTCGACATGACACTGGCCGATCTCGACTGCGACTATGTCGGGATCAATTGCCACAAGTGGCTGGGCGCGCCCCTTGGCGTCGGCGCGATCCATATCCGACGGTCCGCGCTATCGGCGATCGACCGCGATCCCGCCAATCCTGCGACCGACCGCGACACCATAAACGCGCGCATCCATACCGGCACGGTAGATTTCGCCGCGCCGCTGACGGTGCCCGCCGCGCTGGCGTTTCAGGAGAAGATCGGCAGCAAGCGCCGCGCCAACCGCCTCGCTGCGCTTCGCGATCGATGGGTCGCGCAAGCCCGCGCGATCCCTGGAATCGAGGTACTGACCCCTGACGACCCTGTGCTGCACGGCGGCATAACCGCCTTCCGCGTCGCCGGAAAGACGAGTTCGGTGGATAACGTGGCGATCGCGAAGACCTTGCTAGATCGGTTCGGCATCTTCACCGTTCACCGTGACGGTCCTGCAGCAGGATCATGCGTGCGAGTGACACCTGCCCTGTTCAACACGATGGCAGACATGGACGCATTGGCAGCGGCTCTCGGCCGGCTACCGGTTTAG